The Littorina saxatilis isolate snail1 linkage group LG15, US_GU_Lsax_2.0, whole genome shotgun sequence genome contains a region encoding:
- the LOC138949123 gene encoding uncharacterized protein: MSRPFNFTMSPMPSRGHGRGRGSIRPAAPGTRNIPQGQNQGQGQSPGRGRGRGLTRLMKFWRRQVEEWYPQLQQRTYFVPPVFMNRTGERVVKIYGTEVLVKQRPVDDVPQGAGPVLFNSDVREDRSQQNVLKCLRKVSEAGQEVMFVLSQLNFKDYLPCYSAAAASKLPTPKDFKADNKDQGDFDVLVLHRHLGILVGEIKALGDNFQELGLSQQQQEQEVVKKVKSALKQLDKADDVLSHLTQDLQLSPRIVKSLMLPNVPAALLRQALDSNPPLKQAVCQCLDLPPTADPTPHCMTSDDLDSPETWWQQRMKANGDDPAMKDKSVYLDLVSRFCGPATMVSVFCSSDPRLGHQPDVRTEGEGVSETGHRFTRFMVTPSQLTVLHVSPPWAFLVGPPGTGKTFVLILKALDWIRKGEPVLVFSTSEQSEGASRMIYHQLEQTLVDQAERSRLHFEQLDLWNTEQDVPKAVASILQKARQGILNIIADEAFTSNDATAFRNLCTELHREAPQLKVWAAAMYHRYGPDMMTEVKLTEPLRSPPGVTDLVQITLVENPFHMVHGYTAGASPLPTVGPPLQEFVHDGPGHEEKDLADCMTCGERVARVLKEVLRVGGADRSTKTPQALAYRDVFVLSSWRLWDQKKATLRGFLRGLQAILGPHLGLVAPGSVSCPTVPTISVSDVASFTGPDVVVAAATGHVVGLERKVVVFVGNMSISATTFQHGASRCTAQLLYVKTPEPYPVRFLK, from the exons ATGTCACGGCCTTTCAACTTCACAATGTCACCAATGCCATCTAGAGGTCATGGTCGGGGCCGTGGAAGTATAAGACCAGCAGCACCG GGCACCCGAAATATACCTCAAGGTCaaaatcaaggtcaaggtcaaagtccAGGTCGTGGTCGAGGCCGAGGTCTTACACGACTCATGAAGTTCTGGCGCAGGCAGGTGGAGGAGTGGTATCCACAGTTACAGCAACGGACCTACTTCGTGCCGCCCGTCTTCATGAACAGGACCGGGGAGCGGGTGGTCAAGATCTACGGCACGGAGGTGTTGGTCAAGCAACGGCCAGTGGACGACGTGCCGCAGGGAGCGGGCCCCGTGCTGTTCAACAGTGACGTTAGAGAGGACCGGTCCCAGCAGAACGTCCTCAAGTGTCTGCGCAAAGTGTCCGAGGCAGGCCAGGAGGTCATGTTCGTCCTGTCCCAGCTCAATTTCAAGGACTATCTGCCGTGCTACTCTGCAGCCGCCGCCTCCAAGCTTCCCACACCCAAAGATTTCAAGGCTGACAACAAGGACCAAGGGGACTTTGACGTTCTGGTTCTACACAGACACCTGGGCATCCTCGTGGGCGAGATCAAGGCCCTTGGAGACAACTTTCAGGAGCTGGGTCTGAGCCAGCAGCAGCAGGAACAGGAGGTGGTGAAGAAG GTGAAGTCGGCCCTGAAGCAGCTGGACAAAGCTGACGACGTCTTGTCACACCTGACCCAGGACCTGCAGCTTTCTCCAAGGATTGTGAAGTCCTTGATGCTGCCTAACGTTCCTGCTGCCCTGCTGCGGCAAGCTCTGGACAGTAACCCTCCGCTCAAACAG GCCGTGTGTCAGTGCCTTGACCTTCCCCCCACCGCTGACCCCACTCCACACTGCATGACCTCGGATGACCTTGACAGCCCTGAGACCTGGTGGCAGCAACGGATGAAAGCGAATGGCGATGACCCTGCTATGAAGGACAAAAGTGTCTACCTTGACCTTGTTTCAAG GTTCTGTGGTCCCGCCACAATGGTCAGTGTCTTCTGCTCTTCAGATCCGCGCCTTGGACACCAGCCTGATGTGCGcacagagggggagggggtgtcagAGACAGGGCACCGGTTCACGCGGTTTATGGTGACCCCCAGTCAGCTGACAGTGCTGCACGTGTCGCCTCCTTGGGCTTTCCTGGTGGGGCCGCCAGGGACAGGAAAAACGTTTGTGCTCATTTTGAAAGCACTGGACTGGATACGCAAGGGCGAGCCTGTCCTCGTCTTCAGCACGAGCGAACAAAGCGAAGGCGCTTCACGCATGATTTATCATCAACTGGAACAGACCTTGGTGGATCAAGCGGAACGAAGCAGACTACACTTCGAGCAGCTGGACCTGTGGAATACCGAGCAAGATGTGCCGAAGGCAGTGGCGTCAATACTGCAGAAAGCCAGACAGGGAATTCTCAACATCATTGCTGACGAAGCATTTACGTCCAA TGACGCCACCGCCTTCAGAAACCTGTGCACGGAGCTACACCGCGAGGCGCCACAGCTGAAGGTGTGGGCCGCTGCCATGTACCACCGGTATGGCCCTGACATGATGACCGAGGTCAAGCTGACCGAGCCGCTCAGATCCCCACCCGGCGTCACAGACCTTGTGCAG ATAACCCTGGTCGAAAACCCCTTCCACATGGTACACGGGTACACAGCAGGGGCCAGCCCTCTGCCCACCGTGGGCCCTCCGCTTCAAGAGTTCGTGCACGACGGTCCGGGACACGAGGAGAAGGACCTTGCTGACTGCATGACCTGCGGGGAGCGGGTGGCACGTGTACTGAAAGAGGTGCTACGCGTTGGCGGGGCAG ACAGAAGCACCAAAACCCCGCAAGCACTGGCTTACAGGGACGTCTTCGTCCTGTCCTCCTGGCGTCTATGGGACCAGAAAAAGGCTACGCTGCGAGGATTCCTCCGTGGACTGCAAGCCATCCTTGGCCCACACCTCGGCCTGGTGGCCCCTGGGTCCGTCAGCTGCCCGACAGTTCCGACGATTAGCGTGTCCGACGTGGCAAGCTTCACGGGGCCTGACGTCGTCGTTGCTGCAGCGACAGGGCATGTTGTGGGCCTCGAGCGAAAGGTTGTCGTCTTCGTGGGCAACATGAGCATCTCTGCCACCACGTTCCAGCATGGCGCCTCACGTTGTACGGCACAGCTCCTCTACGTCAAGACGCCAGAGCCTTATCCTGTGcgttttttgaaataa